A stretch of Lathyrus oleraceus cultivar Zhongwan6 chromosome 6, CAAS_Psat_ZW6_1.0, whole genome shotgun sequence DNA encodes these proteins:
- the LOC127092193 gene encoding uncharacterized protein LOC127092193 — translation MSTQKGSMDSGGSRKRMKPEVQEKIGDEAESQIVLVQDEGFETNLIGSEDMELNVSLVLERIENFTQRVSELLESGKTMFKDLCNEFEEKLIMIHKEQVEKWQEEIKELRALDASNEEANTLLQNARYVLQLSRND, via the exons ATGTCAACTCAAAAAGGAAGCATGGATAGTGGAGGTTCAAGGAAACGTATGAAACCTGAG GTACAGGAAAAGATTGGAGATGAAGCAGAATCGCAGATTGTACTTGTACAGGATGAGGGATTTGAGACTAACCTCATTGGATCTGAAGATATGGAACTCAATGTTTCTCTTGTTCTCGAGAGGATTGAGAATTTTACTCAGAGG GTATCTGAGCTCTTAGAATCAGGGAAAACAATGTTTAAGGATCTCTGTAATGAATTTGAAGAGAAACTGATTAT GATTCACAAGGAGCAAGTCGAAAAATGGCAGGAAGAAATCAAAGAATTACGTGCACTTGATGCGTCAAATGAGGAAGCCAACACTCTTCTGCAAAATGCTCGATATGTACTTCAGCTCAGCCGTAATGATTGA